In Candidatus Bathyarchaeia archaeon, the genomic stretch ATTCTACCGTAAACATCTTCAATACGCTATCTGGATCCAATTTAACGGCTTCCAGAAGCTCCCGCGCCCTTTCCATTATTTTAGACGAATCCGAGAGTCCATGAGCTTTAGCTGTTTCAATAAAGTGATCCCTAACTCTAAGGGTTGGATTTAGAGAGTTCAACGCGCTCTGAAAAACCATTGATAATTCTTTCCATCGTATCAGTTTAGAGTATTCGGTTAGAGAGAGTTTAAGTATGTCCACTTCTCTATTACCTATCCCATAATAAATGGCAGAACTATTCTGCGATATTGTTCCATCCTCCGAGAGAATCCTCATAATTGCTCTAGCTAAAGTTGTTTTCCCAGAACCGCTTTCCCCTATAATACCCAATGTTTCTCTCCCATATATTTTAAAGTTAACATCACGAACGGTTGGAACCCCAAGAAAGTCAACTCGGAGATTCTTAACATCTAGAAGAATTTCATCCACGACGATATCACCCCCTCCCTTCAATCTCCCCTATAAGTCTCACCCTTAGTACTGGATTAAACAATTCCTCAACAATTTCTGAAATATTCACTAATGCAACTTGGATCAGTATCATCATTATTGTCGGCAACCAAAATCCTAATTGCGCTTTACCACCTCTTATAAGTCCTAATGCACCAAGATATGATAGAGCTTGGTTCAATTGTACACTCCAATTTGTAACATCTACTGGAAAGAGTCCTAGAAAAGCTATGCCGAAATATCCTGAAATCGCTGAAACCGTGGACATTATCAGGCTCATGAAAATAAATGGCATAAGATATCTCATTATATCGTCAAATATTATTTTCCATGTTCCAAAGCCCATGGCTCTGGCAACTAAGATTACTTCCCTTTTCTTAAGGGAAAGAACTTGAGATCTTGCTGAGCGAGCTAGCCAAGCCCATGCTGTTATACTAAGTATTGCCGCTATTATAAAGGGATTCCTTTTTAGATCCGTAGGTAATACTGCAGCGAATATTAATGCGAGAAAAACTGATGGAATACATAGAGCCACATCCATCAAGATGCTTGCTATAGAGTCCCATAAGCCACCTATATATCCGGCTGAGAGACCTATAACTAAACCTATCCCTATAGTAAATAGTCCAGAAAGGAGAGCAATCGCAAGCGCTGAAGGTATCCCCCATATTAAGCATAGTAAAAGTGGCCTCCCAGTAAATTCTGTGCCAAAAATATACCACGGGAAATCATTAAGTGAGGGGGGCGCATACATGTTTTCCCACCCGGATTTAGCAGGGGGCAATTTAGGTATTAGCCCAGTTACGGCAAGTATTGCTGGTATAATATATACTATTAGCAGTATCATGAAGCCCACGAATGCTTTCTTTCTTCTCCAGAGGACTTTGAAGAAGAATAAAGTCTGCCGTCGAGTTATATCATATATACTATATATAAATGACATTTACGAGGGACCCCCTTGCTATCATGTCTCTTCACTCACCCTTGCACGTGGATCTATGAATCCATATGTTAGGTCTGTGAATAAGTTGCCGAATACTATTGCGGTAATAACTATAATATAGCAGCCCATCATCAGCGAATAATCTCTCACGTTTATCGCTGTAGTTAACAAAGAACCGATACCTGGAAGTACAAAGCGGCTTTCAATCCATACTGTGCCTACAAGCAACGTTGCAAGCGTCGGGGCTATCTGAGTATATATTGGGAGTATAGAGTTTTTAGCTACATATGAGGTTAAAATTCTCCTACTTGGTATGCCTCTCGCCCTAGCGTAAACCACGTAGTCTTCATGTAACACTGATACAGCCATAGCCATCATGCTTAAAGTCCAGCCGGGAAAAGATGTGAGGACAAATACTATTACTGGTAGCGTGTAGTGCCAGAGGACGCCGCCAATAAAGGGTAGAGATAGACCCGGTTGTACCCAACCCGGATATGCGCCTGAAGGTGGAAATATTCTATAGCCTATAGCCAGATATACATGCAATATTACGGCCAATAACCATGCTGGAATTGATCTCAGAACAGAGAAAATTGCGCGTAATGCGGAATTCAATATCGAAATATGCCTATAATATGCCATTAAGAGTCCAAGAAAGACCCCTATAAGAACAGTCCATGCAAGTGACCATGCAGCGTAAAATATGGACCATGGAAGCATCCTACCTATTAAATTGGTGACTGGAATCCTCCAGTTTATTGATATCCCTAGGTCTCCTCTAAACATGTTGGCATATAATTTTAGGATGGAATACCAGACGGGCTCCTCTGGTAAGATACCTATATACATTTGCACCATCCTTTTAGCATCCTCAATGGAGTAGCCTTGCGCTCTAAAAGAGGCAAAAAGTATCATTGCAGGATCTCCTGGCGACAATCTTATTAATGCAAATGTGAAAGCGACTGCGAGAAACCATGCAGCTAAAGAATAGATAGCCCTCTTAACATACCACCTCAATAATCTTCACCAATAAAATCTTCTTTAAAAAAGAATATTTTTACCCATTTAAAAACTTTAGCTTGTATGGAGATGAAAGGAGATCTTATTGACGATCTTTACACATCTAACAAGCGGAACAATGAAGAAGCCGCTTAGCCATTCTTATTCTCCTAATTAGATAATGGTTGAGGTCTAGAGGTGGTGGGCCGGGAGAGATTTGAACTCTCGACCTTTCGGTTTCCGCGAAATTACCGCTCTTATCAGCCGAACGCTCTAACCAAGCTGAGCTACCGGCCCAGTTATTCGATTATTTTTACATGAAAACCTTTAATAAGAATTTTTCTTTTCTAGATAAAAGCTTATTTACTTGGTTTCTATTTTGTTTCATTCGGTGTTAAAGCAATGCATAGTAATAATTGGCTAGATGGATGGAAGCTTAAGGGCACTACTACTGTTGCATTTAAATGTGTTGACGGTATTGTTATGGCCACTGATACCAGGGCGACTGTTTTACCCGGTTTTGTTGCCCATAAAAGGGTTAAGAAGGTTTATCAGATAACACGTAATGTGGGTATGACGATCGCTGGAGTGCCTGCTGAAGCTATAAATCTACTGGATATTTTAAGGGCTAATGCTATATTATATCAAATTCAACGCAAAAGACTTGTCCCAGTTAAAGTTGTAGCTAGCTTAGCCTCAGTAGTATTGTTCTCACAAAGGCTTTATCCTTATGAGGTCCAAGTCATCATCGGCGGATATGATGATGAAGGATATCATTTATACTCTCTTGATCCCTTTGGAAGCGCTATAGAAGATAATGTGATTGCAACCGGATCCGGTTCACCGGTAGCATATGGTGTTTTAGAGAGCGGATACCATGATGGATTAAACCTCGATCAGGGATTAATTCTGGCGGTGAAAGCTATTAATGCAGCCATTAAAAGAAACGTTTACACTGGCGACGACTTTGACTTGGTCACAATAACAATGGAAAAAGGATACGTTGAGCTCAGAGAAGAGGAGAAGAGGAAAATTTTTAATAAAGCTTTAGCGTGAAGGGGCTGATTTATTTTTCCTTTATAATATTTAATAGGCTTCTAAGATCCTCCATTCTAACTAAATCTTGCCTATTGTTAAATGCGTTTTTCCGATCTAATAACACTGCTTTTAAACCAGCATTTAAGGCTCCAAAATAATCTTTCTCTAGGTTATCGCCGACAAATAAGACCTCGTTAGATTGAACGCCAAGAGCTTTTACAGCGTAAAGGAATATTTCAGGGTGAGGCTTAGGCTTCCCAACGGAATCTATTCCTACAAGTACATCAAAAATGATCGGCAACTTCACTCTGGCAAGAATCTCCTCGATATCTTTATTGAACGCGTTTGTCACTATTCCAATCTTCACTCCGATGTTCTTTAGCCTTACCAAGGTATCCTTAGCATCCGGATAGGTTTTAATATCAGCATTATCCCACCACTCATCAACAAGAATACGTGCAAGAAAATCGATATTTTCATTGATTTCAATGGTTTCCAGAATCTTTCTATTCCACTTAATCCAAAACTCATAATATGTTAACATGTAGTCCTCATGAGCCATGCTCTCTTCCGCAATTTCATGTGCCAAGGCTATACTATCAATAGCCCTCTTTATACCATATTTTTCAAGTATTCTCCTTATGATCTCTGGTGGGGAAGCAGTATCAATTAGCGTGCCGCCTAAATCAAAGAGAACAGCTTTAACCCCCACATCTCCGCACCCCGCCCACCATCTACACTAATAAACTTTTTCTAAAATTCCATAACATAGCAAATTAAATGTTTTTCTTTAAAATTAAAACCTACTAGAGAGATGATCAATGAATTGTTAACCCTAGTATTGGCTGAATCAGCTCTCGAGACCATACCACGGGAAATATGGGATCACCCCCTGATTAAACGTTTCTCTAAGCGCAAGAGGAAACATCCGAGATTAATAGTTCTTGACAGATCATATCATCATTGCGCCATGAAAAACCTTGAAAACAGTATGAAACGCGGCAGACCAGACATAGTGCACTTCAGTCTCCTAGGGGCTTTAGGATCACCATTAAATAGGGAGGGGCTCTTGAGGGTTTACGTTCACACATATGGTAACCATGTCATCTCGGTTTCCCCGAAAACAAGGCTACCTAAAAACTTTAATAGATTCATCGGGCTGATTGAAGATTTATTTGAGCATGGAAAGGTTCCCCCTACTGGTGAATCACTATTAACACTTGAGAAGAAAACATTGCCAGAACTTATAAACGAACTGAAGCCAACCTACATTATTGTCTTTGATAAGCCCGGCAAAACCAAAACGTTCGAGGAAATCGCATTAACCCTAGCAAAACATGAAAAACCCCTAGTGATCGTAGGCGGCTTCCCTCATGGAGAATTCAATAGGACGACGCTGGATTTGGCGAATGAGATTATATGTGTTGATCCGGAGATCCTTGAGACATGGATTATTGTCTCACGCATAATATATGAGTTTGAGAGAGCTATCTCGCTTCCAAAGAAGAGACTCGAAAAATGGTTTAGAGGGAAATAGGTCCTTTATCTCCAGCGTAAAACCTTTCTATTGTAGAAGATTTCTGGCATTATAAGGAAGCCCATAAGCGAGATTGACGCTGCTAGAAGCCAATCTTGCGGATCTAATGGCGCTGCACCGAAAAGTGATATGCCAAATATCACATTAAAGTATGGCACTAATGCAGTTAGGGCTGCTGAGACTAGAACCGCAAATAACAGGTACTTATTGTTCGTGAAGCCTACTCTAAAGGCATTCTTTGTATCTGAACGAGAGTTCCAAACTATAATGAGTTCCTGAAATGTTGCCTGCACAAAAGCAAGCGTTCTCGCCTCCTCAAGCGGTCTCCCCCAAATATAGTAGGCCACATAAAATAAAACTGCTGTTCCAAGAAATTGCGTAACCATCGTTGCAAGTATAGATGCAACTTTCCCCTGCAATATTCCCTCCCTCGGATCTCTGGGAAGCCTAGACATAACGTCCTCAGCTGGCGGATCTTGGCTTAGAGCTATAGCTGGCCCACCGTCAGTAACTAAATTTATCCATAGTATCATTCCGGGGGTTAATGGGATTTCTAGACCTAGTAAGGCAAATGTCCCGATGACGAATAATTCATCAAAGTTACATCTTAGGAGGAAGAAAGCAAACTTTCTAATATTGTCATATATTGTTCTTCCACCCTCAACTGCCTTAACTATTGTTGCGAAGTTATCGTCTGCCAAAATCATGTCAGCGGCTTCCTTAGTCACATCCGTACCTGTTATGCCCATCGCTATACCTATATCAGCCTGCTTTAGAGCTGGCGCATCGTTAACGCCATCACCAGTCATCGCAACTATGTGACCTCTCTTTTTCAGGGCTCTAACTATCCGTAGCTTATGCTCCGGTGACACACGGGCGTAAACCTTAACATTCTCAACTATCTTCTCAAATTCTTCATCGCTCATTCTATCAAGCTCCTCTCCAGTTAACGCAATATCGCCCTCCCGCATGATCCCGATCTCCTTTGCTATTGCTATAGCGGTCAGCTTATGATCGCCTGTTATCATAACAGTCTTTATCCCAGCTTTCTGGCACATTTGATTGGCTATTTTAGCCTCCTCACGTGGTGGATCGATCATGCCGAGTAAGCCAATAAAGACGAGCTTACTTTCAACTATCTCTGGAGCCTCTTTATCCTTCAATCTCTCCAAATTTATTTCAGTCAGCTCTTTATATGCGACGCCTAGAACCCTTAGCGCCTCACTTGCCATCTGCTCATTAACAGAAAGAACTCTCTTTTCATCTCTCTTGCTAAGTCTCCTCGGCTTTCCATTCTTAAGTACATGTGTGCAGCACCGTAGGACTATTTCTGGAGCGCCCTTCATGAATACCATTAATTTTCCATCGGTGGATTTGTGCACTGTCGTCATCCTCTTTCTCTCGGATGTGAATGGAACCTCATATATACGTGGGTAAACCTTCTCTAGTTCTTCCTTCCATAACCCAGCTTTAGCGGCCGCAACTATTAGCGCTCCCTCAGTTGAGTCGCCAAATATGCTTTTACCATCGTATTGGGCGTTTGTGCATAATGCTGAGCCGATTAAAAGAAGACTTAGATCCGAATCGTTCTTTACATCTATCTTCTCATTTCCTTGTAGGAAGTCACCTTTTGCTTCATAGCCAACCCCGGTGACCTCAATAATCTTGCCATTCACATATATTTTTCGGACTGTCATTTCACCCTTAGTTAATGTGCCAGTCTTATCAGAGCATATAACTGTCACAGAGCCAAGGGTTTCAGCTGACGATAATTTCCTAATTATTGCATTATGTTTAGCAAGTTCTCTAGCGCCCAAAGCCAAAGTCACTGTTACAACTGCTGGTAACCCCTCTGGAACAGCTGAGACAGCTAAGGCGATAGCTGTGAAGAATGCGTCCATTAGGCTCTCAGCCTTAGCGGCACCATAAACATAAATGTCTATAAGCTCAAGTATAAAGACAATTACACAAATAGCGACAACTATTACTCCGAGCTTCTTCGCAAATCTTTCAAGCTTAGCTTTAAGCGGAGTCTCTTCCTCTTCCATCTCTTGAACGATCTCGGCAATTTTCCCAAACTCTGTTTTCATGCCAGTTGATGTAACAACAGCTTTCCCACGCCCATAAATAATATGTGTTGCCATGAAAACCATATTCCGCCTATCACTTATGGGAGTATTCTCTGGCAGCACATCCAAACTCTTCTCAACAGGGGTTGATTCACCCGTCAAAACAGCTTCATTAGTCTTTAATTCTACAGCTTCAATTAGCCGCGCATCGGCTGCCACCCTATCACCAGTCTCAAGCACCAGTATATCGCCCGGAACAACCTCTTCCGCTGGTATAATTATGCTTCTTCCATCTCGGATAACTGTTGCCCTGGGTGCCGTTAGTTTACGCATTGCTTCAATAGCTTTTTCAGAGCGATACTCTTGAATGAAGCCTATGATAGCGTTTAAAACAACTATAGCGCCTATCGTTAAAGCATCAACATAATCCTCAATTGTCTCTTCAGGTTTGACTAAAGCCATAGATACCGATATCAAGACTGCGGCTATAAGCATCAGAACAAATATGTCCTTAAACTGATTCAGAAATATTTTTAGTGGACCTACTCCACCCTTTGAAATAAGCTTATTGGGACCACATTCCAGAAGTCTCCTTCTAGCTTCCTCACTACTGAGCCCACTACGTGACGTCTTTAGAGCTTCCAGCACTTCATCGTCACTTATTGCATGCCACATTCTGTTCAAGTAAGAGACCCCTCTCTTCCTTAAACTCAACTTTAGATTTTAAGGGATACTAAAGAATATTAAGATTTCTCTTAAAAATTTTCGCGATTAAGCTTGTCCAGATTATCGGAATATAGCCTTGCAGACAATTAATTTAACGGTTATAGCTGAAAGCAGCCCAGCTGAAGTCACAATCACAAGCGGGATTAGCAGAGTTAGGGGGGTCAATGTGGAAGGTTCACCAATAGCCTCATTGCTCCCAAAAGTTGTAATCTCGGATCTACCATATGATTGCGCAAACTTACTTAACTCATCTATAGAGAGACCGCGTGTTATATTAGCCGTGAAAGTCGTTTTTTCGGAGCCCTCCGTTATATTTAGAAAATGTTTACTCGTGACCGTTAAAAGTGAAAGTGGAAAAATGAGGAGAATAGGGACTAGCATAAGTACAATTCCTAGAAGTATAGCAGTAAGTGAGTAAGCTATGATTTTCTTAAGCATATTTCTTCAAAATTATGTTAGGATTTTTAAGCATATATTTCTATATTCTAGAACAGCCTAAAAATCTACTTGGAGTGGTCTTATTATGGCTGAAAAGATGGCTGTAGGGGTGGATTTAGGTGGGACAAACGTTAGGGTTGCATTAGGAAGTAAAGATGGACGAATACTTGGGAAAATACTTGAGAAGACGGAGAAAAGTAGGGGTCCTGAAGGCATAATTGAGCAAATAATTAGAATGATCCATGCTGTGACGGCTGAAAGAGTCAGTTTAAAAGATATTGAGGGGATAGGGATAGGGTCAGCTGGACCATTAGACATTAAGAGAGGATGTCTAATGAAGCCTACAAACCTACCTTTTGATTCCGTTCCATTAGTTAAACCCTTAGAGGACGAGTTCGGCTTACCAACAAGTCTACTTAATGACTGTGTTGCAGCGGTTATGGGTGAGAGATACTTCGGTTTGGGAAAGGGCCACGATAACCTAGTTTATGTGACTATTAGTACCGGGATAGGTGGCGGAGTGTATGTTGATGGACACTTATTGGTAGGTAAGGATGGAAATGCCCATGAGATTGGACATTTCACAATAGATTTTGAGGGCAAACTTATATGTGGTTGCGGTAAGAGAGGGCACTGGGAAGCCTACTGCTCCGGCAATGGGGTACCGAACTATTCTAGGCTGATTATTGATGAGGATAATCTTATGAGAATTAGGGGAAGCCAATTAATAGAGTATGTTTGCAGAAAGGGTTACTCAGCTCTCACCGCGAAAACAGTATATGACTGCGCTAAGGCTGGCGATAAAGTAGCTAAGATAATAGTTGAGAGAACCGGGATCTTAAATGCTATAGGTTTCGCCTGCGTCGTTGATGCCTATGATCCATCAATCATAACAGTTGGCGGATCAGTAACCCTAAATAATCCAGATTTAGTCATAAACCCTATCAAACAACATATAAGTGAACATGCAAGAAACCGTGTGCCTGAGATAGTGCTCACCCCATTAGGTGAGGATGCTGTGCTTTATGGTGCCCTAGCATCAGTGTTCCACCGAAAAGAATAATCGCCCAAAAAAGTTTAAGGAAATGCTCCTTTTAATCTAGAAACCCTTAATTAATCCCCTTCCAAATATTGGCAGTCTCTTTCTTCTGAGGGACTTCATCATCTTACGTAATAGTGTATATTGCTTAAGCAGTTCTTTAACCTCTCCCTCGCTCGTACCCGACCCCCTAGCTATACGCCTTATCCTAGAGGCATTTATTATATTCGGATTCTCCCGCTCCTCGGGGGTCATTGATTGAATTATCACACGCCATTTCTTCAATCGCTCCTCAGCAATGTCAACAACCTCATCCGGCAACTCGTAACCTAATCCTGGGAGCATTTTAAGAATGCGGCTGAAGGGACCCATATTTTTTATTGCTTCAAACTGTTCATACATGTCTGAAAGCGTGAATTTACCGCTTAATATGGCTTTAGCCTTCTTCTCCGGTATCTTTAGCTCTGCCTCCCTAACCTTTTCAACTAGGCCCTTTATGTCACCCATTCCGAGAAGCCTACTAACGAATTGCGGTGGATCAAAAACCTCTAAATCATCAATCTTTTCTCCGGTTCCTATGAATTTTATTGGTGCACCTGTTGCTGCAACTGCTGAAAGAGCCCCTCCACCCCTCGCTGAACCATCTAGCTTCGCAACTATTATTGAACCTATAGGTGTTGCTTCGTGGAAGGCTTTAGCTTGCACAGCCGCCTGTTGCCCAATTGTTCCATCAATAACCATTATAACTTCATCAGGTTTTATTGCCTCCTGAATTATTACCATTTCTTCCATCAAACTTTTTTCATCTTTATGCCTGCCAGCAGTATCAATTATCACGGCATCATATTTCTCGAATTTCTTTATGCCCTCCGTCACGATTTTAATTGGGTTCTTCTCCTTCTCATCGCCATATACTGGAACATTTATTTGCGCAGCCAACTGGTTTAGCTGCGCTAACGCTCCAGCCCTAAATGTATCAGCGCATATAAGTGCCACTTTAAATCCCCTTTTCTGCAAATATCTTGCAAGCTTCGCAGCGGTCGTGGTCTTTCCAGAGCCTTGTATCCCTACAAGCATGAAGATATTTCTTTTGCCTGGCGTGATATTTAATGGGACTGGTTTCTCGCCCAGTAAACGGACAATTTCCTCATAAACAACTTTAATAACATGCTCCTTTCGCGGTATACCGGGAGGAACCTTCTCCCTTAATGCTCTCTCCTCGATTCTCTTTGATAAGTCAAGCACAAGTCTGACATTCACATCTGCCTGCAAAAGCGCCCGCTGTAAATCACGTATAAGTTCCCTGACAATATTCTCGTCTATAACTGATGCCCCGAAAATCTTCTTTATGGATTCGTAAAGTGATGAGCCTAGCTTTTCAAGGACCAAGATTTTTCTCCGTCGCTTTCTGCCAGTTATATTAACATTAATTCCAACATAGATAAATTTATCTTACGATAAGTTAGATTTTGATTTCCCAGGTAGATACATATGGTTGGAACTAAAAAAGGAGATATAATTGATTTGAGAAGCGATACAGTTACGCTGCCAACGGAGGAGATGCTCGAAGCTATAAAGAATGCTGAGTTGGGGGATGATGTCTATGGGGAGGATCCAACAGTTAATAGGCTTGAGGAGTTGGCTGCTAAAAAGATGGGGAAAGAGGCTGCCCTACTTGTTCCAAGCGGAACAATGGCTAACCTACTATCGCTCATGAGCAATACTAAGAGGGGTGACTGCGTAATCTTAGAGGCTGAATCACATATATACTGGTATGAAGTTGGCGGTCTCTCGGCAATCGCTGGTTTAATACCATGGCCAATAAAGGGTTATATGGGTGCATTAGATCCTAAGGATGTTGAGGCAGCTATAAGACCAAAAAATATACATTTTCCAGAGACAACTCTCGTCTGTATTGAGAATACGCATAATAGAGCTGGCGGTACAATAATTATGCCACAGCAGATTAAAGCCTTAAGCAAGGTTACAAGAGAGTATGGATTGAAACTTTATATGGATGGTGCAAGAATATTTAATGCCGCCGTAGCCTTAAAGGTTGATGTAAGAGAATTCACGCGGCACGTTGATAATTTAATGTTCTGCTTATCTAAGGGGCTTAGCTGTCCAATAGGCTCAGTTATAGTTGGCGACAGCGATTTTATTGAGAGAGCTAGAAAGATTAGGAAGATGCTGGGAGGAGGAATGCGTCAGGCGGGTATAATTGCAGCCCCGGGCATAATAGCCCTAGAGAAAATGATAGATAGGTTAGAGGAGGACCATAGGAACGCTAGGGTCCTAGCTGAGGGAATAGCAAAGATTGGGGGGTTATATGTGGACTTAAAGAGGGTTCAGACAAATATTGTCTTAGTTGATGTCAGCGGTCTAGGGATAGACTCTGATAAGTTTATAGCTAAGCTTAAGGAGCGCAGGCTTTTAGCATCGAATCATAGTAGGACTATTATTAGAATGGTAACACATCGCGGTATTGAAAGAGAGCATATTGAGAAGGCATTAACCATAATTGAGGATGTCGTAAAAGAATTGAGGGCTAAAAATTAATTTAGCCTCCTTTAACACGCATAATCTTTGTTCTACCCATTATCCGCCAGTATTCAACCTCTACCCCATTAGCCAGCTTAGACTTTACATCTTCCTCCTGAGGCAGAGACGTTTCGAAGACTTCGTATGTCTCTAAATCCATTAGTTGAACACTATTTGACAGAACCGCTATCACCTGCCCGCTTCTTTTCTCAATTATTGGCACATCAACTTTTGCGTCAACTGGTTTAACGAAACTCCTTTTGACCCCATCAAATATACCTAAGGCTACAACCCTAGCCTTAGCTGAGCCATGTTTACCGGGCTTAGACTTGGTTACCTCAACTATATGGCATGGTTCATTATCAATAATAACGTATGAACCCTCTTTTAGATCACCAACATCCACAGGTTTACTCATAACCACCACCATTCTAAATATACATATACTAGCCTTTTAATGTTAATAAGCTTCCCTGTTTTAATATATTTTTGTGTTTTTATTGTAGTGTGGTGGGATATTGACTAAATCGGTCGGCATAGTTGCACGCTTAGATCGCGAGGAAGCCCTTAACTTTGCGCTTGAAATTTCAAAATATTTTGAGTCCTCCGGATTTAAAGTATTCTTTGAATTAGAATTGGCTGAGAAAATCGGTAAAAGCAGTCTAGCGAGATCATTAAGGGATATGAACGTAGATTTAATTGTCACTATAGGTGGTGATGGAACAATACTAAAAACTTGTCTAAATATACCAAAGCCTGAGCCGCCAATATTAGCCATAGATATGGGTGCAAGAGGATTCCTAACTGAAGTATCACCGGAAAGAGCCTATGAAGCAGTAGAACAATATCTTAAAGGCTCATATTACATCGAGAGATATAGTAAGATTGCATCTTTTGTTAGAAATGCTAGGCTTCCTGATGCCTTAAATGAGGTCTTTATAACATCAAGACACTTAGCAAAACTTTTACATGTTAAGATATGGAAGGATAATATAGATATTATGGAATGCAGAGCTGATGGTGTAATTATTGCTTCTCAAGTTGGCTCAACAGCTTATTCTTTTTCTAGCGGGGGACCAATTCTCGATCCGGAGGTTGATGCTCTTATTTTAACACCTGTCTGTCCAGTAAACTTAATGCGCCCAATAGTCTTTCCCCCTAATTCAAGCATTAAAATCGAGTTAATTAAGCCTAAGAATGCACTTATAGTTGTTGACGGAAACTATCAGAGGGATATAGGTGATGGAGAAACTACCATCACCGTGAGAAACTCAGAGTATAAATCCACGTTTATAAGATTTGAAACGAATTTCTATAGGCGCCTTAAAAATAGGCTCCTATTTCCTCGGGAAGAGGGATGATTCAGAAATATGAGTAAGAGACGATGTAAAAGCATAGTCCTTGATACGTCAGCCTTTATAGCTGGTTTTAATCCATTAGATGTTGAAGAGGATACATATTCAGTTCCAGAGGTTGAAACCGAACTATTAGATTCATCTATACCTAAAATACGCTTCAATATGTCTGTTGAAAGCGGAAAACTTAAAGTGATCAAGCCATCACCCAAATACATTGATCTCGTTAAGTCAACTTCAAGCGAAATAGGCGACATAGGCTTTCTCTCAGAAGCAGATATGTCAGTCCTAGCCTTAGCAGTGCAATTAAAGGAGAATGGACAAAACCCGATAATAATCACAGATGACTACTCAATACAGAATGTTGCCGAAAAACTTAGACTTGAATTTACGCCTCTAGCAAGCTTCGGAATAAGATATCAATTACACTGGCTATTTT encodes the following:
- a CDS encoding ABC transporter permease gives rise to the protein MSFIYSIYDITRRQTLFFFKVLWRRKKAFVGFMILLIVYIIPAILAVTGLIPKLPPAKSGWENMYAPPSLNDFPWYIFGTEFTGRPLLLCLIWGIPSALAIALLSGLFTIGIGLVIGLSAGYIGGLWDSIASILMDVALCIPSVFLALIFAAVLPTDLKRNPFIIAAILSITAWAWLARSARSQVLSLKKREVILVARAMGFGTWKIIFDDIMRYLMPFIFMSLIMSTVSAISGYFGIAFLGLFPVDVTNWSVQLNQALSYLGALGLIRGGKAQLGFWLPTIMMILIQVALVNISEIVEELFNPVLRVRLIGEIEGRG
- a CDS encoding ABC transporter permease: MRWYVKRAIYSLAAWFLAVAFTFALIRLSPGDPAMILFASFRAQGYSIEDAKRMVQMYIGILPEEPVWYSILKLYANMFRGDLGISINWRIPVTNLIGRMLPWSIFYAAWSLAWTVLIGVFLGLLMAYYRHISILNSALRAIFSVLRSIPAWLLAVILHVYLAIGYRIFPPSGAYPGWVQPGLSLPFIGGVLWHYTLPVIVFVLTSFPGWTLSMMAMAVSVLHEDYVVYARARGIPSRRILTSYVAKNSILPIYTQIAPTLATLLVGTVWIESRFVLPGIGSLLTTAINVRDYSLMMGCYIIVITAIVFGNLFTDLTYGFIDPRARVSEET
- a CDS encoding proteasome subunit beta; amino-acid sequence: MHSNNWLDGWKLKGTTTVAFKCVDGIVMATDTRATVLPGFVAHKRVKKVYQITRNVGMTIAGVPAEAINLLDILRANAILYQIQRKRLVPVKVVASLASVVLFSQRLYPYEVQVIIGGYDDEGYHLYSLDPFGSAIEDNVIATGSGSPVAYGVLESGYHDGLNLDQGLILAVKAINAAIKRNVYTGDDFDLVTITMEKGYVELREEEKRKIFNKALA
- a CDS encoding HAD family hydrolase, which translates into the protein MGVKAVLFDLGGTLIDTASPPEIIRRILEKYGIKRAIDSIALAHEIAEESMAHEDYMLTYYEFWIKWNRKILETIEINENIDFLARILVDEWWDNADIKTYPDAKDTLVRLKNIGVKIGIVTNAFNKDIEEILARVKLPIIFDVLVGIDSVGKPKPHPEIFLYAVKALGVQSNEVLFVGDNLEKDYFGALNAGLKAVLLDRKNAFNNRQDLVRMEDLRSLLNIIKEK
- a CDS encoding 16S rRNA methyltransferase → MINELLTLVLAESALETIPREIWDHPLIKRFSKRKRKHPRLIVLDRSYHHCAMKNLENSMKRGRPDIVHFSLLGALGSPLNREGLLRVYVHTYGNHVISVSPKTRLPKNFNRFIGLIEDLFEHGKVPPTGESLLTLEKKTLPELINELKPTYIIVFDKPGKTKTFEEIALTLAKHEKPLVIVGGFPHGEFNRTTLDLANEIICVDPEILETWIIVSRIIYEFERAISLPKKRLEKWFRGK
- a CDS encoding calcium-translocating P-type ATPase, PMCA-type, with translation MWHAISDDEVLEALKTSRSGLSSEEARRRLLECGPNKLISKGGVGPLKIFLNQFKDIFVLMLIAAVLISVSMALVKPEETIEDYVDALTIGAIVVLNAIIGFIQEYRSEKAIEAMRKLTAPRATVIRDGRSIIIPAEEVVPGDILVLETGDRVAADARLIEAVELKTNEAVLTGESTPVEKSLDVLPENTPISDRRNMVFMATHIIYGRGKAVVTSTGMKTEFGKIAEIVQEMEEEETPLKAKLERFAKKLGVIVVAICVIVFILELIDIYVYGAAKAESLMDAFFTAIALAVSAVPEGLPAVVTVTLALGARELAKHNAIIRKLSSAETLGSVTVICSDKTGTLTKGEMTVRKIYVNGKIIEVTGVGYEAKGDFLQGNEKIDVKNDSDLSLLLIGSALCTNAQYDGKSIFGDSTEGALIVAAAKAGLWKEELEKVYPRIYEVPFTSERKRMTTVHKSTDGKLMVFMKGAPEIVLRCCTHVLKNGKPRRLSKRDEKRVLSVNEQMASEALRVLGVAYKELTEINLERLKDKEAPEIVESKLVFIGLLGMIDPPREEAKIANQMCQKAGIKTVMITGDHKLTAIAIAKEIGIMREGDIALTGEELDRMSDEEFEKIVENVKVYARVSPEHKLRIVRALKKRGHIVAMTGDGVNDAPALKQADIGIAMGITGTDVTKEAADMILADDNFATIVKAVEGGRTIYDNIRKFAFFLLRCNFDELFVIGTFALLGLEIPLTPGMILWINLVTDGGPAIALSQDPPAEDVMSRLPRDPREGILQGKVASILATMVTQFLGTAVLFYVAYYIWGRPLEEARTLAFVQATFQELIIVWNSRSDTKNAFRVGFTNNKYLLFAVLVSAALTALVPYFNVIFGISLFGAAPLDPQDWLLAASISLMGFLIMPEIFYNRKVLRWR